A genomic window from Chloroflexota bacterium includes:
- a CDS encoding DUF433 domain-containing protein, protein MNWRDHIITDPAICHGKACIKGTRILVSVILDNLAAGLTIEDILHSYPTLTREAIQAAIAYAAEVVAERIMPLPA, encoded by the coding sequence ATGAACTGGCGTGATCATATTATAACAGATCCTGCCATCTGTCATGGCAAAGCCTGTATCAAAGGCACGCGCATTTTGGTATCCGTGATCTTGGATAACCTGGCAGCAGGATTGACGATTGAAGATATCTTGCACAGCTACCCCACTCTCACGCGAGAGGCTATCCAAGCAGCTATCGCTTATGCTGCCGAGGTAGTTGCTGAGCGCATCATGCCCTTACCTGCCTAA
- a CDS encoding pentapeptide repeat-containing protein — translation MSPEHIGMIIGGVISLVTSIATSVLNHWMALREKHLETQLEMTKCEHAAELRMREQADTEKRQHIELLRKYEQLDHKPSFNGINLSEAVLSGLQLPGVEMCGAVLRRAQLCYTYLARADLRGAILRGANLEGADLQDAKLQGADLEEANLTMTNLRRANLLGARVSKDALDKAILDQTILPDGTVSPLDN, via the coding sequence ATGAGTCCAGAACACATCGGAATGATAATTGGTGGGGTTATTTCTCTCGTGACCAGTATCGCAACATCAGTATTAAACCATTGGATGGCATTGCGGGAAAAACACCTGGAGACACAATTGGAGATGACCAAGTGTGAACATGCAGCTGAACTACGAATGCGAGAGCAAGCGGACACAGAAAAGAGGCAACATATTGAATTGCTCCGCAAATATGAACAGCTTGACCATAAACCTTCCTTTAATGGTATTAATCTTTCTGAGGCAGTCTTAAGTGGTCTCCAATTGCCAGGGGTAGAAATGTGTGGTGCTGTCCTAAGGCGGGCGCAACTTTGCTATACATATTTAGCTCGTGCAGATTTACGGGGTGCCATTCTGAGAGGAGCTAACCTGGAGGGTGCCGATTTGCAAGACGCAAAGCTTCAAGGAGCTGATCTAGAGGAGGCAAACCTAACTATGACGAATCTGCGGAGAGCTAACTTGCTGGGAGCCCGGGTGTCAAAAGACGCTTTAGATAAAGCCATATTGGATCAAACGATATTGCCTGATGGCACAGTTAGTCCTCTGGACAATTAA